In one Dermatophagoides farinae isolate YC_2012a chromosome 4, ASM2471394v1, whole genome shotgun sequence genomic region, the following are encoded:
- the LOC124500562 gene encoding uncharacterized protein LOC124500562 isoform X1, which produces MANHKNQCFISLLLIIIIIIIIESVNSQITIFNNEGEWIVDTVEDVVDKHSNEIQQQLYLQQQDQDDDDDDDESDNVITLNGATVLNPPFIYSESGPYRGFCVDILKELGYRLKFQFTLRQSYDGQIGSIRSHDGVFGEIIEKYVEFAIGDISSNWLNTRKEAEQNDIIFTRPIYISTMKVLLTKSLFKELIQRKRRQCQMDLQQQKIRIDVRNHSDYSRFIDMNHQSIDCAIILNKSNNNNNDDEMKNGQFYFNYDDDNDVNEMPMLTIHDIFNQADLVRVIFKGGAVHRFYSTINIDYLNDLIIVERSSLSTLLQRLQRQRYVLIDESKFIDYFVDHHDCEYTSIDVARRQRIWLEMKNNKKNVHFDIGISNGPTTTSNGSSVTTPTVTIMAQQLTIRKEELFQNNIAIAFSKTFIDKSFTLNNNQEQRNWLNEFDHTLDMMDKEGILQQIRDRHWLNNCRREGRQQRQMSSLSSSLAMNSMIVFSFQTLIFYLFI; this is translated from the exons ATGGcaaatcataaaaatcaatgcTTCATTTCACtattgttaataataataattattattattattgaaagtGTTAATAGtcaaattacaatttttaaCAATGAAGGTGAATGGATTGTCGACACTGTTGaagatgttgttgataaacattcgaatgaaattcaGCAACAGCTAtatctacaacaacaagatcaagatgatgatgatgatgatgacgaaagTGATAATGTAATCACATTGAATGGTGCAACCGTATTG AATCCACCATTTATCTATAGTGAAAGTGGACCATATCGTGGATTCTGTGTAGATATACTAAAAGAATTGGGATATCGtctaaaatttcaatttacatTACGACAAAGTTATGATGGACAAATTGGTTCAATACGATCACATGATGGTGTTTTCGGTGAAATTATCGAAAag TATGTTGAATTCGCAATTGGTGACATTAGTAGTAATTGGCTAAATACACGTAAAGAAGCGGAACAAAATGATATCATATTCACACGACCAATCTATATATCAACAATGAAAGTATTATTGACGAAATCGTTGTTTAAAGAATTAATACAACGTAAACGTCGACAATGTCAAATGGAtttacagcaacaaaaaatacgAATCGACGTACGTAATCATAGTGATTATTCACGATTCATCGAtatgaatcatcaatcgattgattgtgcaatcattttgaataaatcaaacaataacaataatgatgatgaaatgaagaatggccaattttattttaattatgatgatgataatgatgttaatgAGATGCCAATGTTGACTATACATGATATATTTAATCAAGCCGATCTTGTACGTGTTATATTCAAAGGTGGTGCCGTACATcgtttttattcaacaattaatattgattatctaaatgatttaatcattgttgaacgttcatcattatcaacattattacaacgtttacaacgacaacgatatgtattgattgatgaatcaaaatttatcgattattttgtcgatcatcatgattgtgAATATACTAGTATTGATGTTGCACGACGACAACGTATTTGgttagaaatgaaaaataataaaaaaaatgtacatttTGATATTGGTATTTCGAAtgggccaacaacaacatcaaatggATCATCAGTAACAACACCAACAGTGACCATAATGGCACAACAATTAACAATACGTAAAGAGGAATTATTTCAGAATAATATAGCTATTGctttttcaaaaacattcatcGATAAATCGTTTAcgttaaataataatcaagaaCAAAGAAATTGGctcaatgaatttgatcataCATTAGATATGATGGATAAAGAAGGCATTCTACAACAGATTCGTGATCGACATTGGTTAAATAATTGTCGCCGTGAAGGtagacaacaacgacaaatgtcatcattatcatcatcattagcaatgaattcaatgattgttttttcatttcaaacattaattttttatttatttatttga
- the Vang gene encoding strabismus domain-containing protein Vang, whose protein sequence is MMNPSGSSSIWPLPTLHHHHHHHPDQNQPLASLVTDNDKSTSSAAILMANQSSLSPYSNGNGANVSIDTESLLSGYSDHRNKNKGLNGSATAAYACLLTNTTAVNNSSVIGTAVAPSPMVAATPNVILNPYHGNYQANTSHTDAQVHSVVSMRSAGRQSHHSNRNGLATKTIESGYQIKGNPQEIVQVSMSSPDDHWNDNTTAITGNTSDQSGSMDDLSKIENVSHTINKLTVWQLWSGTIVAIVLSVCAFLSPIVMTLLPRLELFDFKAKECGPECDGLVLSFLFKQLILATGSWAVFFRRPRWTMPRICVYRSTVLALIVVLLVAYWLFYLVRIADKRLSDEDTISYYSVVMFAISLVDALLFIHFLAILLLRSCHLDNEFFIKVVRSPDGHSQCYTLGRTSIQRASIWVLEKYYQDFPNYNPFLERLANRKIRRNSLSRQGLKFYDVDGVVDPSSANKSTNGQNNPLQLSPKSILAQNTAANAGRRWPKNAAHLNGGSNISDGRGNRRHDRDTTSHHSGHSGHHHHRHHSDRLHEIHEYERRVRKRKSRLINVTEEAFTHIKRVQQQSHGPLSTASMNPKEAAQAIFPTIARTLQKYLRATRQQARHSVQSILEHLSICLTYDLSPKTFLEKYLSPNNSHVGWSKNGHLETWNLISDTLVSRSIESDSQFLLRHEDHNVCLLVTINSMPYLNLIEQVVDFERTKFLFKLNSETSV, encoded by the exons atgatgaatccatcgggatcatcatctatttgGCCGCTCCCAacattacatcatcatcatcatcatcatcctgatcaaaatcaacccCTTGCTTCGCTTGTAACGGATAACGACAAATCAACTAGTTCGGCCGCCATTCTCATGGCCAATCAATCGTCCTTGTCACCATACAGCAATGGAAATGGTGCCAATGTTAGCATAGATACTGAATCACTTCTTTCCGGTTACAGTGACCATCGTAACAAGAATAAAGGATTGAATGGTAGTGCTACAGCAGCATACGCTTGTCTATTGACCAACACGACGGCTGTAAATAATTCGTCTGTAATTGGAACTGCAGTGGCCCCCTCGCCAATGGTTGCGGCCACACCTAACGTAATCCTTAATCCATACCACGGTAATTATCAGGCCAACACCAGTCATACGGACGCCCAAGTGCATAGCGTAGTTTCGATGCGAAGCGCTGGTCGACAATCAcatcattcaaatcgaaATGGCCTTGCAACAAAGACGATCGAATCGGGTTATCAGATCAAGGGTAACCCTCAGGAAATTGTTCAGGTGTCGATGTCGTCTCCCGACGATCACTGGAATGATAACACAACCGCTATCACAGGAAACACAAGCGATCAATCTGGATCAATGGATGATCTCAGCAAAATCGAGAACGTGAGCCACACGATTAACAAGCTCACTGTCTGGCAGCTATGGTCTGGAACGATAGTGGCCATTGTCCTGTCTGTATGTGCCTTTTTATCTCCGATCGTAATGACCCTCCTTCCTCGACTCGAATTATTCGACTTTAAGGCTAAAGAATGTGGCCCAGAATGTGATGGTCTTGTTCTAAGTTTCCTGTTTAAACAATTAATTCTGGCCACAGGAAGCTGGGCTGTCTTTTTTCGTCGTCCACGTTGGACGATGCCTCGTATCTGTGTATACAGGAGCACGGTATTAGCTCTTATCGTAGTATTGTTGGTAGCATATTGGCTTTTCTATCTGGTCCGTATCGCCGATAAGCGATTAAGCGATGAGGATACTATCAGCTACTACAGTGTCGTAATGTTTGCCATATCGTTGGTCGACGCCttgttattcattcattttctggCCATTTTATTGCTTCGAAGCTGCCATCTAGATAATGAGTTCTTCATCAAAGTAGTTCGTTCTCCAGATGGCCATAGCCAGTGTTATACGTTAGGACGAACGTCCATTCAACGAGCTTCGATTTGGGTATTGGAAAAGTATTATCAGGATTTTCCCAACTACAATCCATTTCTTGAGCGGTTAGCAAACAGAAAAATCCGCAGAAATAGCCTATCTCGACAAGGACTTAAATTCTACGACGTTGATGGTGTCGTAGATCCCAGCTCGGCCAACAAATCGACTAATGGCCAGAATAATCCTCTACAATTGAGTCCTAAATCAATATTGGCTCAGAATACTGCAGCAAATGCGGGTCGACGATGGCCGAAAAACGCTGCTCACCTAAACGGAGGCAGTAATATCTCGGATGGCCGAGGTAATCGACGCCATGATCGCGACACGACTAGTCATCACAGCGGTCATTCGggacatcaccatcatcgacatcataGCGATCGCCTGCACGAAATACATGAATATGAACGACGTGTTCGAAAAAGGAAATCACGCCTAATCAACGTGACTGAAGAGGCGTTCACTCATATCAAAcgtgttcaacaacaaa gTCATGGCCCCTTATCGACAGCATCGATGAATCCGAAAGAAGCTGCACAGGCCATCTTTCCGACTATCGCACGTACCTTACAAAAATATCTTCGAGCAACACGACAGCAAGCCCGACATTCTGTGCAATCTATACTGGAGCATCTGTCCATTTGTCTCACCTACGATCTTAGTCCGAAAACTTTTCTCGAAAAGTATCTGTCGCCCAATAACTCTCACGTCGGTTGGTCAAAGAATGGCCATTTAGAGACATGGAATCTTATATCCGACACATTGGTATCACGTTCGATCGAATCGGATAGTCAATTTCTGTTACGTCATGAAGATCATAATGTTTGCTTATTGGTTACGATAAATAGTATGCCATACCTAAATCTAATCGAACAAGTGGTCGACTTTGAGCGAACCAAATTCCtgttcaaattgaattccgAAACCTCTGTTTGA
- the LOC124490007 gene encoding uncharacterized protein LOC124490007 isoform X1 has translation MIQSNQGIIGHYLPPGSNGGISGSLGGGNVQFSQHNHHHHHHHYHHDNNHTSSQQMNQSKMIISLLLNNSSTSSPSLSLSSSSPSSSSMLLYNNNNNNETTINSTIINYTNIKNLDNKSDIHIINHNNNSNNNLLCQPHAPVEMLDEWEQMLFGSSIFITAIITFLLNLFVIITLILNRYCNAEQSGGGSRQNSLSTTSTMVNTSSQYKNNNLVNKRLSNDSTIVRGVVSSIATTTATTTTTTTATATTSRSFSHTQQSFISLSISVILYSSICVPAMYLETIEILPTTTTTTTTTTLCSNYYCFIITSLRFGFYVAPIASSFMHLLMAFDRYLAIKQCYLFQSYWYRRHYTLCIMLVWMASILIIIPFFWYHQFGRTIQILLTLIRLMFTFSIPSLLTLYLYLSIACELKRVAVETIIVTPFITNNRLISKHREIIAKIILLALIHFLCWFPFSVMESLNDLFPDLFRQCDFQIQTYYSIMAILILFTSMSGIAYPILYCFVSSEYRKIFSQKLTMFSFFTCQSIIESNVPRRQSSSLNITKIEEHPTSIIIDDHAIDNGVIHNNKFHHNQQIDFESSSMIMKPATTLLALDLIIMNNNNRHNIININNNIMADFAIDDHQQQHHVDDHQ, from the exons atgattcaatcaaatcaaggTATTATTGGCCATTATTTACCGCCAGGTAGTAATGGCGGTATTAGTGGTTCATTAGGTGGTGGTAATGTACAATTTTctcaacataatcatcatcatcatcatcatcattatcatcatgataataatcacacatctagtcaacaaatgaatcaatcaaaaatgattatatcattattattgaataatagTTCTACCTCATCgccatcattgtcattatcatcatcatcaccatcatcatcatcaatgttgttatataataataataataataatgaaacaacaataaattcaacaataattaattatacAAATATTAAAAATCTAGATAATAAAAGTGATATTCAtattattaatcataataataatagcaacAATAATCTTTTATGTCAACCACATGCACCGGTTGAAATGCTTGATGAATGGGAACAAATGTTATTTGGTTCGTCAATTTTTATAACGGCAATCATTAcgtttttattgaatttatttgtaattattacattgattttaaatcGTTATTGTAATGCCGAACAATCCGGCGGTGGTAGCCGCCAGAATAgtttatcaacaacatcaacaatggtgaatacatcatcacaatataaaaataataatctagtTAATAAAAGATTATCCAATGATTCTACGATTGTACGTGGTGTTGTTTCATcgatagcaacaacaacagcgacaacaacaacgacaacaacggcaacggcaacaacatcaagatcattttcacatacacaacaatcatttatatcattatcaatatctGTTATATTATATAGTTCAATATGTGTACCGGCAATGTATTTggaaacaattgaaatattaccaacaacaacaacaacgacaacaacaacaacattatgttcaaattattattgtttcatAATAACATCATTACGATTCGGTTTCTATGTTGCACCTattgcatcatcatttatgcaTCTATTAATGGCATTCGATAG ATATCTTGCCATTAAACAATGTTATCTATTTCAATCATATTGGTATCGTCGCCATTATACATTGTGTATAATGTTAGTATGGATGGCTagcattttgattattataccatttttttggta CCATCAATTTGGACGTACAATACAAATATTGTTGACATTAATACGTTTAATGTTCACATTTTCAATACCATCATTACTAACATTATATCTATATCTAAGCATTGCATGTGAATTGAAACGTGTTGCTGTGGAAACAATAATCGTAACACCATTTATAACGAATAATCGGCTGATTTCAAAACATCGTGAAATTATTGCTAAAATTATTTTACTtgcattgattcattttctttgttggTTTCCATTTTCGGTAATGGAATCATTAAATGATCTATTTCCAGATCTATTTCGTCAAtgtgattttcaaattcaaacataTTATTCTATTATGGCTATTCTGATTCTATTTACATCAATGAGTGGTATTGCTTATCCAAttctttattgttttgtttctagtGAATATCGG aaaattttcagtcaaaaattgacaatgttttcattttttacctgtcaatcaatcattgaatcaaatgttccacgacgacaatcatcatcgttgaatATAACGAAGATTGAGGAACATCCtacatcgatcatcattgatgatcatgcgATTGATAATGGAgtaattcataataataaattccatcataatcaacaaattgattttgaatcatcatcaatgataatgaaaccGGCAACAACTCTTTTAGCACTCgatttaatcatcatgaataataataatcgacataatatcatcaatatcaacaacaacatcatggCCGACTTTgctattgatgatcatcaacaacaacatcatgttgatgatcatcaatag
- the LOC124500562 gene encoding uncharacterized protein LOC124500562 isoform X2 has product MANHKNQCFISLLLIIIIIIIIESVNSQITIFNNEGEWIVDTVEDVVDKHSNEIQQQLYLQQQDQDDDDDDDESDNVITLNGATVLNPPFIYSESGPYRGFCVDILKELGYRLKFQFTLRQSYDGQIGSIRSHDGVFGEIIEKYVEFAIGDISSNWLNTRKEAEQNDIIFTRPIYISTMKVLLTKSLFKELIQRKRRQCQMDLQQQKIRIDVRNHSDYSRFIDMNHQSIDCAIILNKSNNNNNDDEMKNGQFYFNYDDDNDVNEMPMLTIHDIFNQADLVRVIFKGGAVHRFYSTINIDYLNDLIIVERSSLSTLLQRLQRQRYVLIDESKFIDYFVDHHDCEYTSIDVARRQRIWLEMKNNKKNVQLTIRKEELFQNNIAIAFSKTFIDKSFTLNNNQEQRNWLNEFDHTLDMMDKEGILQQIRDRHWLNNCRREGRQQRQMSSLSSSLAMNSMIVFSFQTLIFYLFI; this is encoded by the exons ATGGcaaatcataaaaatcaatgcTTCATTTCACtattgttaataataataattattattattattgaaagtGTTAATAGtcaaattacaatttttaaCAATGAAGGTGAATGGATTGTCGACACTGTTGaagatgttgttgataaacattcgaatgaaattcaGCAACAGCTAtatctacaacaacaagatcaagatgatgatgatgatgatgacgaaagTGATAATGTAATCACATTGAATGGTGCAACCGTATTG AATCCACCATTTATCTATAGTGAAAGTGGACCATATCGTGGATTCTGTGTAGATATACTAAAAGAATTGGGATATCGtctaaaatttcaatttacatTACGACAAAGTTATGATGGACAAATTGGTTCAATACGATCACATGATGGTGTTTTCGGTGAAATTATCGAAAag TATGTTGAATTCGCAATTGGTGACATTAGTAGTAATTGGCTAAATACACGTAAAGAAGCGGAACAAAATGATATCATATTCACACGACCAATCTATATATCAACAATGAAAGTATTATTGACGAAATCGTTGTTTAAAGAATTAATACAACGTAAACGTCGACAATGTCAAATGGAtttacagcaacaaaaaatacgAATCGACGTACGTAATCATAGTGATTATTCACGATTCATCGAtatgaatcatcaatcgattgattgtgcaatcattttgaataaatcaaacaataacaataatgatgatgaaatgaagaatggccaattttattttaattatgatgatgataatgatgttaatgAGATGCCAATGTTGACTATACATGATATATTTAATCAAGCCGATCTTGTACGTGTTATATTCAAAGGTGGTGCCGTACATcgtttttattcaacaattaatattgattatctaaatgatttaatcattgttgaacgttcatcattatcaacattattacaacgtttacaacgacaacgatatgtattgattgatgaatcaaaatttatcgattattttgtcgatcatcatgattgtgAATATACTAGTATTGATGTTGCACGACGACAACGTATTTGgttagaaatgaaaaataataaaaaaaatgtac AATTAACAATACGTAAAGAGGAATTATTTCAGAATAATATAGCTATTGctttttcaaaaacattcatcGATAAATCGTTTAcgttaaataataatcaagaaCAAAGAAATTGGctcaatgaatttgatcataCATTAGATATGATGGATAAAGAAGGCATTCTACAACAGATTCGTGATCGACATTGGTTAAATAATTGTCGCCGTGAAGGtagacaacaacgacaaatgtcatcattatcatcatcattagcaatgaattcaatgattgttttttcatttcaaacattaattttttatttatttatttga
- the LOC124490015 gene encoding uncharacterized protein LOC124490015 — protein sequence MPPYSSIILIFIAIAMMTNMSIWAQPANQNRPTLRGLTTLRPPFVEKDLNGKLTGYFVDLLNEMAQIGNFNYTLTDSVNQDSTNDGFQSRPTGLINEVFRNRVDFAIADYLYRTASQQRYVDFSDSYMESNLSALIHKDRIIQNNIKTIDDLLDQRSKPPAVIPVVNQQQQSYQSQQSNQQQQQQPEEIIQLGTVRQIYRDLSVGTDPLSRRIYEQLHNNPGNMAENRQIGIERAMKTPYAFIQESINNELAMDENCELKHIKLESTNFPMADTHYEYGIIGQKYSTHLEIMNRAIRELKANGRLDELKRRYWNRKCNGGVNSFEQYRYMLTVVTTLFSLFLSLFILS from the exons ATGCCACcttattcatcaataatattaattttcattgcaATTGCAATGATGACCAATATGTCAATATGGGCACAACCAGCTAATCAAAATCGACCAACATTGCGTGGTTTAACAACATTG CGACCACcatttgttgaaaaagatTTGAATGGCAAACTAACTGGCTATTTTGTTGatcttttgaatgaaatggcaCAAATTGGTAATTTTAATTATACATTAACCGATTCGGTTAATCAGGATTCAACAAATGATGGATTTCAAAGTCGTCCAACCGGTCTGATTAATGAAGTTTTCCGTAAT AGAGTTGATTTTGCAATCGCTGATTATCTATATCGTACGGCAAGTCAACAACGTTATGTTGATTTCAGTGATTCATATATGGAATCAAATCTGAGTGCATTGATACATAAAGATCGTATCATACAGAATAATATCAAAACTATTGATGACTTATTGGATCAACGGTCTAAACCACCAGCAGTGATACCGGTtgtaaatcaacaacaacaatcgtaTCAATCACAGCAatctaatcaacaacaacagcaacaaccaGAAGAAATAATACAATTAGGTACTGTACGACAAATCTATCGAGATTTGAGTGTCGGTACCGATCCATTAAGTCGTCGTATTTATGAACAATTGCATAATAATCCTGGTAATATGGCCGAAAATCGTCAGATAGGCATTGAAAGAGCAATGAAAACACCATATGCATTCATACAG gaaagtattaataatgaattggcaatggatgaaaattgcGAATTAAAACATATTAAATTggaatcaacaaattttccAATGGCCGATACACATTACGAATATGGTATAATTGGACAAAAATATTCCACACATTTGGAGATAATGAATCGTGCTATACGTGAATTAAAAGCTAATGGCCGTTTAGATGAATTGAAACGCCGTTATTGGAATCGTAAATGTAATGGTGGTGTGAATAGTTTTGAACAATATCGTTATATGTTAACCGTTGTGACAACATTATTCTCATTATTCTTGTCATTATTTATTCTTAGTTAA
- the LOC124490007 gene encoding uncharacterized protein LOC124490007 isoform X2 translates to MIQSNQGIIGHYLPPGSNGGISGSLGGGNVQFSQHNHHHHHHHYHHDNNHTSSQQMNQSKMIISLLLNNSSTSSPSLSLSSSSPSSSSMLLYNNNNNNETTINSTIINYTNIKNLDNKSDIHIINHNNNSNNNLLCQPHAPVEMLDEWEQMLFGSSIFITAIITFLLNLFVIITLILNRYCNAEQSGGGSRQNSLSTTSTMVNTSSQYKNNNLVNKRLSNDSTIVRGVVSSIATTTATTTTTTTATATTSRSFSHTQQSFISLSISVILYSSICVPAMYLETIEILPTTTTTTTTTTLCSNYYCFIITSLRFGFYVAPIASSFMHLLMAFDRYLAIKQCYLFQSYWYRRHYTLCIMLVWMASILIIIPFFWYHQFGRTIQILLTLIRLMFTFSIPSLLTLYLYLSIACELKRVAVETIIVTPFITNNRLISKHREIIAKIILLALIHFLCWFPFSVMESLNDLFPDLFRQCDFQIQTYYSIMAILILFTSMSGIAYPILYCFVSSEYRKIFSQKLTMFSFFTCQSIIESNVPRRQSSSLNITKIEEHPTSIIIDDHAIDNGVIHNNKFHHNQQIDFESSSMIMKPATTLLALDLIIMNNNNRHNIININNNIMLNSSTTTCSFLKNHQ, encoded by the exons atgattcaatcaaatcaaggTATTATTGGCCATTATTTACCGCCAGGTAGTAATGGCGGTATTAGTGGTTCATTAGGTGGTGGTAATGTACAATTTTctcaacataatcatcatcatcatcatcatcattatcatcatgataataatcacacatctagtcaacaaatgaatcaatcaaaaatgattatatcattattattgaataatagTTCTACCTCATCgccatcattgtcattatcatcatcatcaccatcatcatcatcaatgttgttatataataataataataataatgaaacaacaataaattcaacaataattaattatacAAATATTAAAAATCTAGATAATAAAAGTGATATTCAtattattaatcataataataatagcaacAATAATCTTTTATGTCAACCACATGCACCGGTTGAAATGCTTGATGAATGGGAACAAATGTTATTTGGTTCGTCAATTTTTATAACGGCAATCATTAcgtttttattgaatttatttgtaattattacattgattttaaatcGTTATTGTAATGCCGAACAATCCGGCGGTGGTAGCCGCCAGAATAgtttatcaacaacatcaacaatggtgaatacatcatcacaatataaaaataataatctagtTAATAAAAGATTATCCAATGATTCTACGATTGTACGTGGTGTTGTTTCATcgatagcaacaacaacagcgacaacaacaacgacaacaacggcaacggcaacaacatcaagatcattttcacatacacaacaatcatttatatcattatcaatatctGTTATATTATATAGTTCAATATGTGTACCGGCAATGTATTTggaaacaattgaaatattaccaacaacaacaacaacgacaacaacaacaacattatgttcaaattattattgtttcatAATAACATCATTACGATTCGGTTTCTATGTTGCACCTattgcatcatcatttatgcaTCTATTAATGGCATTCGATAG ATATCTTGCCATTAAACAATGTTATCTATTTCAATCATATTGGTATCGTCGCCATTATACATTGTGTATAATGTTAGTATGGATGGCTagcattttgattattataccatttttttggta CCATCAATTTGGACGTACAATACAAATATTGTTGACATTAATACGTTTAATGTTCACATTTTCAATACCATCATTACTAACATTATATCTATATCTAAGCATTGCATGTGAATTGAAACGTGTTGCTGTGGAAACAATAATCGTAACACCATTTATAACGAATAATCGGCTGATTTCAAAACATCGTGAAATTATTGCTAAAATTATTTTACTtgcattgattcattttctttgttggTTTCCATTTTCGGTAATGGAATCATTAAATGATCTATTTCCAGATCTATTTCGTCAAtgtgattttcaaattcaaacataTTATTCTATTATGGCTATTCTGATTCTATTTACATCAATGAGTGGTATTGCTTATCCAAttctttattgttttgtttctagtGAATATCGG aaaattttcagtcaaaaattgacaatgttttcattttttacctgtcaatcaatcattgaatcaaatgttccacgacgacaatcatcatcgttgaatATAACGAAGATTGAGGAACATCCtacatcgatcatcattgatgatcatgcgATTGATAATGGAgtaattcataataataaattccatcataatcaacaaattgattttgaatcatcatcaatgataatgaaaccGGCAACAACTCTTTTAGCACTCgatttaatcatcatgaataataataatcgacataatatcatcaatatcaacaacaacatcatg ctaaattcatcaacaacaacctgttcatttttgaaaaaccaTCAATGA